A genomic stretch from Hymenobacter psoromatis includes:
- a CDS encoding peptide-methionine (S)-S-oxide reductase, producing MTKILSAVSGLGLLALAACGPQQPAQAQAQTPGAGGAAPSTAGFAPKDLSGLAQATFAGGCFWAQEEAFEEIKGVKQVVSGYAGGTVPHPSYEDVCGQQTGHTETVNIYYDPKVVSYKTLADIFFTASHDPTQLNRQGPDSGPEYRSAAFYRTPEEKKILDETIAKVNASKEYDGKIVTQVAPLKEFWPAEAYHQGYYRLNPDSPYIINVSEHKVAHVRKLFPQDLKTNLPAM from the coding sequence ATGACCAAGATTTTGTCGGCCGTTTCCGGCCTTGGCCTGCTGGCTCTCGCGGCCTGCGGCCCGCAGCAGCCTGCCCAGGCGCAGGCCCAGACCCCCGGCGCGGGCGGCGCGGCTCCTTCCACGGCGGGCTTCGCGCCCAAAGACCTCAGCGGCCTGGCGCAGGCCACTTTTGCGGGCGGCTGCTTTTGGGCGCAGGAAGAGGCGTTTGAGGAGATAAAGGGCGTGAAGCAGGTGGTGAGCGGCTACGCCGGCGGCACCGTGCCGCACCCCAGCTACGAGGACGTGTGCGGCCAGCAAACCGGCCACACCGAAACGGTGAACATCTACTACGACCCCAAGGTGGTGAGCTATAAAACGCTGGCTGACATCTTTTTCACCGCCAGCCACGACCCCACGCAGCTCAACCGCCAGGGTCCCGATTCCGGCCCCGAATACCGCTCGGCCGCCTTCTACCGCACGCCGGAGGAGAAGAAAATTCTGGACGAAACCATTGCTAAAGTCAATGCTTCGAAGGAGTACGACGGCAAAATTGTGACTCAGGTGGCACCGCTCAAAGAGTTCTGGCCCGCCGAGGCCTATCACCAGGGCTACTACCGCCTCAACCCCGATAGCCCCTACATTATTAACGTGTCGGAGCACAAGGTGGCCCACGTGCGCAAGCTGTTTCCGCAGGATTTGAAGACCAACCTGCCGGCTATGTAG
- a CDS encoding aminotransferase — protein sequence MLSSKLPDVGVSIFSQMTLLAQQTGALNLAQGFPDYDPPLALREALARHALAAGSHQYAPMPGLPRLRQAIAAQVGRLQPDAPTPDADLEVTITAGATEALYGVLAAVVRPGDEVIILEPAYDLYGPAVRLQGGVPRYVRLPTPHFRPDWAAVRAAVSARTRLILVNSPHNPSGAVFSAADWDELAALTEGTDILVLSDEVYEHLVFDGVPPRSARQHPALRARSFVLSSFGKTYHATGWKVGYCLAPPALSAELRRVHQFVTFAVSTPTQHALADVLEADPTDAHARGLAAFYQAKRDEFAGLLAGTDWELLPVPGGYFQLAGYVAFSQKNDLAFAGELARRWGVAVVPVSAFYHDGYDAGLVRFCFAKESATLRAAAGRLAQPPPKSA from the coding sequence ATGCTTTCCTCCAAGCTGCCCGATGTGGGCGTGAGTATTTTCAGCCAGATGACGCTGCTGGCCCAGCAAACGGGTGCGCTCAACCTGGCCCAGGGCTTCCCGGACTACGACCCGCCGCTGGCCCTGCGCGAGGCGCTGGCCCGGCACGCGCTGGCGGCCGGCAGCCACCAATATGCGCCCATGCCGGGCTTGCCGCGCCTGCGCCAGGCCATCGCGGCGCAGGTGGGCCGCTTGCAGCCCGATGCGCCTACCCCCGATGCGGACCTGGAAGTGACCATCACGGCCGGGGCTACGGAGGCGCTGTATGGCGTGCTGGCGGCCGTGGTGCGGCCCGGCGATGAGGTCATCATTCTGGAGCCGGCTTATGATTTATACGGGCCGGCCGTGCGGCTGCAGGGCGGCGTGCCGCGCTACGTGCGCCTCCCTACCCCCCACTTCCGGCCCGACTGGGCGGCGGTGCGGGCGGCCGTGAGCGCGCGCACCCGGCTCATCCTCGTCAACTCGCCGCACAACCCCAGCGGGGCGGTGTTCAGCGCGGCCGACTGGGATGAGCTGGCGGCCCTCACGGAGGGCACCGACATCCTGGTCCTATCCGATGAAGTGTATGAGCACCTGGTGTTTGACGGCGTGCCGCCGCGGAGCGCGCGCCAGCACCCGGCGCTGCGGGCGCGCAGCTTCGTGCTCTCGTCGTTTGGCAAAACCTACCACGCCACTGGCTGGAAGGTGGGCTACTGCCTGGCCCCGCCGGCCCTCAGCGCCGAGTTGCGCCGGGTGCATCAGTTCGTGACTTTTGCCGTGAGCACGCCTACCCAGCACGCGCTGGCCGACGTGCTCGAAGCCGACCCCACCGATGCCCACGCCCGCGGGCTGGCCGCCTTTTACCAGGCCAAGCGCGACGAGTTCGCGGGCCTGTTGGCGGGCACTGATTGGGAGTTGCTGCCGGTGCCGGGCGGCTACTTTCAGCTGGCTGGCTACGTGGCATTTTCGCAGAAAAATGACCTGGCTTTTGCCGGGGAGCTGGCCCGCCGGTGGGGGGTAGCGGTGGTGCCGGTATCAGCGTTTTACCACGATGGCTACGATGCGGGGCTGGTGCGCTTTTGCTTCGCCAAGGAGTCGGCTACGCTGCGGGCGGCGGCTGGGCGGCTGGCGCAGCCGCCCCCGAAATCAGCCTGA
- a CDS encoding amidohydrolase, with the protein MNDLTVSLVQTPIQWHDPVGNRDLLTDLLASALNGPGLTDLIVLPEMFTTGFSMEAAAQAEPYPGPTLDWMRSQAAYYDAVVTGSVLTKAGDSYYNRLLWVRPDGTHSSYDKRHLFRLAGEHEVYTPGTCLLLEEWRGWRIRPLICYDLRFPVWSRNTRAAPYDLLLYVASWPQARTEIWKALLQARAIENQAYTVGVNRLGSDGLGVSYEGQSALLDMQGDYVAQAGNLQTVLTHTLRAAPLLQLRERMPFLLDADEFALSGG; encoded by the coding sequence ATGAATGACTTAACGGTGTCCTTGGTGCAAACTCCTATTCAGTGGCACGACCCGGTTGGCAACCGCGACCTGCTCACCGACCTGCTGGCCTCGGCCCTGAATGGCCCCGGCCTGACGGACCTGATTGTGCTGCCCGAGATGTTTACGACCGGCTTTAGCATGGAAGCCGCTGCCCAGGCCGAGCCTTACCCCGGCCCTACCCTCGACTGGATGCGCTCCCAGGCTGCCTACTACGACGCCGTGGTGACGGGCAGCGTGCTCACCAAAGCCGGCGACAGCTACTATAACCGCCTGCTGTGGGTGCGGCCCGACGGCACGCACAGCAGCTACGACAAGCGCCACCTGTTTCGGCTGGCCGGCGAGCACGAGGTGTACACGCCCGGCACCTGCCTGCTGCTGGAAGAGTGGCGCGGCTGGCGCATCCGGCCGCTCATCTGCTACGATTTGCGCTTCCCGGTCTGGAGCCGCAACACCCGCGCCGCGCCCTACGACCTGCTGCTGTACGTGGCCAGCTGGCCCCAGGCCCGCACCGAAATCTGGAAGGCCCTGCTGCAGGCGCGCGCCATTGAAAATCAGGCCTATACGGTCGGCGTCAACCGCCTGGGCAGCGATGGGCTGGGCGTGAGCTACGAGGGGCAGTCGGCGCTGCTCGACATGCAGGGCGACTACGTGGCGCAGGCCGGCAACCTGCAAACGGTGCTCACGCACACGCTGCGCGCCGCGCCGCTGCTCCAGCTGCGCGAGCGGATGCCCTTCCTGCTCGACGCCGACGAATTCGCGCTTTCGGGCGGCTAG